A window of the Actinomycetota bacterium genome harbors these coding sequences:
- the mazG gene encoding nucleoside triphosphate pyrophosphohydrolase, giving the protein MKFKKDKKYTFEDLLDIIAHLRGPNGCIWDKEQTSKSIKKNLIEESYEVVDAIDRDDSEGLKEELGDLLLLLVFHAQIANEEGKFDIYGIIDSLANKLIRRHPHIFSDVNVKSSKEILRNWEKIKEQEKKSKKEKIVEISKTHSTLPALQYAHRLQERAARVGFDWDKKEDLLPKLKEEISELEKSLREKSKDLADELGDLLFTIVNIARRYRIDSEDVLRKSSKKFKDRFDIIKKLSKEQGNQLEELSLDEKEVLWQKAKKILESKKGENL; this is encoded by the coding sequence ATGAAATTTAAGAAGGATAAAAAGTATACATTTGAAGATTTGTTAGATATAATAGCACATTTAAGAGGTCCAAACGGTTGCATATGGGACAAAGAACAGACTTCAAAGTCTATAAAGAAAAATTTGATTGAAGAGTCATATGAAGTTGTTGATGCTATCGATAGAGATGATAGTGAGGGACTCAAGGAAGAACTCGGTGACCTACTATTGTTACTTGTTTTTCATGCTCAAATAGCAAACGAGGAGGGAAAATTTGATATTTACGGAATAATAGATTCTCTAGCTAATAAACTAATAAGAAGACACCCGCATATATTTAGTGATGTTAATGTTAAGTCATCTAAAGAGATTTTAAGAAATTGGGAAAAAATAAAAGAACAAGAGAAAAAGTCAAAGAAGGAAAAAATTGTTGAAATCTCTAAAACTCATTCAACATTACCTGCACTACAATATGCTCATCGACTACAAGAGAGAGCAGCAAGGGTTGGTTTTGATTGGGATAAAAAAGAGGATTTATTACCAAAACTTAAGGAGGAAATTTCAGAATTAGAGAAGAGTTTAAGAGAGAAATCTAAAGATTTAGCTGATGAACTTGGAGATTTGTTATTTACAATTGTAAATATTGCAAGAAGATACAGGATTGATTCAGAGGATGTTTTAAGAAAATCCTCAAAAAAGTTTAAGGATAGATTTGATATTATAAAAAAGTTAAGTAAAGAGCAGGGAAACCAACTTGAAGAATTATCATTGGATGAGAAGGAAGTTCTCTGGCAGAAAGCTAAAAAGATATTGGAATCTAAAAAAGGAGAAAATTTATGA
- the pyk gene encoding pyruvate kinase, with amino-acid sequence MRRTKIMCTIGPATSSEKMIEALINEGTDIFRLNFAHLSQEEIEKNIKIIRKVASKKETDVAICVDLQGPKIRGCKVKGDGVSLKKGETYFLTIDPFLGDEKKLQISYKGFINDVEPGTRVLLDDGRIELNVIKKYPSEVECKIINGGILRSNKGVNLPDITLNLDSFTPKDHNDLIFILNQDVDWISISFVRSSKDVEKVREVIEDFGSNVKVIAKIEKHEAITNIDSIIRAAHGVMVARGDLGVEMPIEDVPKYQKMIINHSNLEGKPVIIATQMLESMVENPRPTRAEASDVANAVYDGASVVMLSAETAIGKYPVESVIIMSKIINSTESMIDYGTKMIEKLKIGYKSVTDSIALAACEIAKNLDAAAIITSTKSGHTAREISKNHPPTTIVAVSPVQRVVNQLKLSWGVYPIISIHSKNIDEMIDNAVNLALENEFISKGDVVVITAGVLVDRPGTTNMLKVHIV; translated from the coding sequence ATGAGAAGAACAAAAATAATGTGTACTATAGGTCCAGCAACAAGTAGTGAGAAAATGATAGAAGCACTAATTAATGAAGGTACTGATATATTTCGCTTAAATTTTGCTCATCTTAGTCAAGAAGAAATAGAAAAAAATATAAAAATAATTAGAAAAGTTGCAAGTAAAAAAGAAACAGATGTAGCAATATGTGTGGATCTTCAGGGTCCAAAAATAAGGGGTTGCAAGGTAAAGGGAGATGGTGTCTCTCTTAAAAAAGGAGAGACTTACTTTTTAACAATAGATCCTTTTTTAGGTGATGAGAAAAAACTGCAAATATCTTATAAGGGATTTATAAATGATGTTGAACCCGGAACAAGGGTTCTCTTAGATGATGGTAGGATTGAACTTAATGTCATAAAAAAATATCCAAGTGAAGTTGAATGCAAAATAATAAATGGTGGAATTCTTCGATCAAATAAAGGAGTGAATCTTCCTGATATCACATTAAATCTTGATTCCTTTACCCCAAAGGATCATAACGATTTAATATTCATTCTTAATCAGGATGTAGATTGGATTAGCATATCATTCGTTCGATCATCAAAAGATGTTGAGAAGGTTAGAGAAGTTATAGAAGACTTTGGTTCGAATGTGAAGGTGATAGCAAAGATAGAAAAACATGAAGCAATTACAAATATCGATTCTATAATAAGAGCTGCTCATGGGGTGATGGTTGCCAGAGGTGATTTGGGAGTTGAAATGCCAATCGAAGATGTACCCAAATATCAAAAAATGATAATAAATCACAGCAACTTGGAGGGAAAACCTGTAATTATTGCCACTCAGATGTTAGAGTCTATGGTTGAAAATCCAAGACCAACAAGAGCTGAAGCCAGTGATGTTGCTAATGCTGTTTATGATGGAGCAAGTGTAGTTATGTTATCTGCTGAGACTGCGATTGGTAAATATCCAGTGGAAAGTGTAATAATTATGTCAAAAATAATCAATAGTACTGAATCAATGATTGATTATGGTACAAAGATGATAGAAAAACTAAAGATCGGTTATAAAAGCGTAACTGATTCTATAGCACTTGCTGCTTGTGAAATTGCAAAAAATCTTGATGCAGCTGCTATTATAACCTCAACTAAATCTGGTCATACTGCTCGTGAGATCTCCAAGAATCATCCACCAACTACTATTGTTGCTGTAAGCCCTGTTCAGAGAGTAGTTAATCAATTAAAATTATCATGGGGAGTTTACCCGATTATATCAATACATTCGAAAAATATAGATGAGATGATAGATAATGCAGTGAATCTTGCTTTAGAAAATGAATTTATTAGTAAAGGTGATGTTGTAGTAATCACTGCAGGAGTATTGGTTGATCGACCTGGTACTACAAATATGCTAAAAGTTCATATTGTTTGA
- a CDS encoding septum formation initiator family protein: protein MARINKDRYQEKISKRIREKERSRIKRLITPTVILAILFVIVFLVINTPTANEILKQRKEMELLKNELEQAKMINKELEKKIERISSPEYIEEEARRKFGLVKEDQTAYAVVNESPENEDESGNEQAKFGISYQFWENFAKSYWSLKH from the coding sequence TTGGCAAGAATAAATAAAGATAGATATCAAGAGAAAATTTCAAAAAGGATTAGGGAAAAAGAAAGAAGTAGAATAAAGAGATTGATTACTCCAACTGTAATACTAGCAATATTATTTGTCATTGTATTTTTAGTTATTAACACACCAACTGCTAACGAAATTTTAAAACAGAGAAAAGAAATGGAACTACTTAAAAATGAATTAGAACAAGCCAAAATGATAAACAAAGAACTCGAAAAAAAGATAGAAAGGATTAGCTCACCAGAATATATAGAGGAAGAAGCGAGAAGGAAGTTTGGACTTGTTAAGGAGGATCAAACCGCTTATGCAGTTGTAAATGAGTCTCCAGAAAATGAAGATGAATCTGGAAATGAGCAAGCAAAGTTTGGTATAAGTTATCAATTTTGGGAGAATTTTGCTAAAAGCTACTGGTCCCTCAAACATTAA
- a CDS encoding RNA-binding protein, protein MQGSKLYVGNLSYSVTSEELKELFSKHGEVKEVNIIEGKGFGFVEMSKQEEAEKAKEALNDSDFKGRTLRVDEARPPRKREENRGYRRY, encoded by the coding sequence ATGCAAGGTAGTAAACTATATGTCGGAAATCTTAGCTATTCTGTAACTAGTGAAGAGCTAAAAGAATTGTTCTCCAAACATGGTGAGGTTAAGGAAGTCAATATAATTGAAGGTAAAGGTTTTGGATTTGTTGAAATGTCTAAACAAGAAGAAGCTGAAAAAGCAAAAGAAGCATTGAATGATAGTGATTTTAAAGGCCGTACCCTAAGAGTTGATGAAGCTCGACCACCCAGAAAAAGAGAAGAAAATAGAGGTTATCGAAGATATTAA
- a CDS encoding carboxypeptidase M32: MNEKFKELKVLLGEISDLHAATAVLSWDQQTYMPLGGAESRAMQLTTLAKKTHELFISDKIGQLLTDIEAKAGDLDYDSFEASLIRVTRRNYDRLKRLSPELVAALAKATSLGDIAWRKAREKSDFFIFRPHLEKILDLTIQKAEALGYKDRIYDALLYEFEPEMKTAQVEELFNEMKAELIPLVKAISERQDALDDSIFNQDFDIDKQWDFGIEVIKRLGFDFKHGRQDRSTHPFTTSFSIDDVRLTTRIYKDQFKSALFSSIHEAGHGMYEQGIDQTFNRTILRGGVSLGVHESQSRLWENVVGRSMEFWTFWLPHLKKYFPNQLKGVGVESFYRAINKVSPSLIRVDTDEVTYNLHIFLRFEIENLMLERQVKVKELPELWNLKMKEYLGICPPNDAEGVLQDIHWSMGGIGYFPTYSLGNLLSVLFYNQAIKDLPDIPSQIKKGNFIPLLNWMREKIYKEGAKYIPDELVKRVTGEPICTKPFLTYMQKKYTDIYGL, translated from the coding sequence TTGAATGAGAAATTCAAAGAATTAAAGGTGCTCTTAGGTGAGATATCCGATTTACACGCTGCTACTGCTGTATTGAGTTGGGATCAACAGACCTATATGCCATTAGGTGGAGCTGAGAGTCGAGCAATGCAACTAACTACCTTAGCTAAAAAAACTCATGAACTCTTTATCTCTGATAAAATCGGACAACTACTTACTGATATTGAAGCTAAAGCTGGTGATCTTGATTATGACTCATTCGAAGCCAGCTTAATTCGCGTTACAAGACGTAATTATGATAGATTAAAACGGCTTTCACCTGAATTAGTTGCTGCGTTAGCTAAAGCAACTTCATTAGGTGATATAGCCTGGCGAAAAGCGCGAGAAAAATCAGATTTCTTCATATTTCGACCACATTTGGAAAAGATTTTAGATCTGACAATTCAAAAAGCTGAAGCGCTGGGTTATAAAGATAGAATCTATGATGCTTTGTTATATGAGTTTGAACCAGAAATGAAGACGGCTCAGGTGGAGGAACTCTTTAATGAAATGAAAGCGGAACTTATTCCATTAGTAAAAGCAATCTCAGAAAGACAAGATGCTTTAGATGACTCTATATTTAATCAAGATTTTGATATAGATAAGCAGTGGGATTTTGGAATAGAAGTTATCAAGCGCCTTGGATTTGATTTTAAACATGGTAGACAAGATCGTTCAACACACCCATTCACAACTTCATTTTCAATAGATGATGTTCGACTTACAACACGAATCTACAAAGACCAGTTCAAATCAGCACTATTTAGCTCTATCCATGAAGCTGGACATGGTATGTATGAGCAGGGTATTGACCAAACATTTAACAGAACTATTTTAAGAGGTGGGGTATCTTTAGGTGTACACGAATCCCAGTCACGTCTGTGGGAAAATGTTGTTGGTCGCAGTATGGAATTTTGGACCTTCTGGTTACCTCATCTAAAGAAATATTTCCCAAATCAATTGAAAGGTGTTGGTGTTGAATCCTTTTACCGAGCTATAAATAAAGTAAGTCCATCATTAATTCGAGTTGATACTGATGAAGTTACTTACAACCTTCATATATTTTTGCGATTTGAAATTGAGAATCTAATGTTGGAACGACAAGTTAAAGTCAAAGAGTTACCTGAGCTGTGGAACTTAAAGATGAAGGAGTACCTTGGTATTTGTCCTCCTAATGATGCTGAAGGTGTATTACAAGATATTCATTGGTCAATGGGTGGAATTGGTTATTTTCCTACTTATTCTTTAGGCAACTTACTATCTGTTCTTTTTTACAATCAAGCTATAAAAGATTTACCTGACATTCCAAGTCAGATAAAGAAAGGCAACTTTATACCATTATTAAATTGGATGAGAGAAAAAATCTATAAAGAAGGTGCAAAATACATACCTGATGAGTTAGTAAAAAGAGTAACTGGAGAGCCAATCTGCACGAAACCATTTTTAACTTATATGCAAAAAAAGTATACCGACATTTATGGTCTTTAA
- a CDS encoding alcohol dehydrogenase catalytic domain-containing protein, protein MIEKMKAIIKRESKPGAELEVVDIPKISPNEVLVNVKVASICGTDVHIYKWNEWAQNRIKPPLIIGHEFAGEIVEVGTDVKSLKVGDFVSAETHIPCNQCFQCKTGKQHICKNVSILGVDINGVFADYVALPEVCAWKNSEKIPFEFASVQEPLGNSVYATLEGGGVTGKKV, encoded by the coding sequence ATGATAGAGAAAATGAAAGCAATAATAAAAAGAGAGAGTAAACCAGGAGCAGAGCTCGAAGTTGTAGATATTCCAAAGATTAGTCCTAATGAGGTTTTAGTAAATGTAAAAGTGGCATCAATATGCGGTACTGATGTTCATATCTATAAATGGAATGAGTGGGCACAAAATAGAATTAAACCGCCTCTTATTATAGGTCATGAATTTGCGGGAGAGATTGTGGAAGTTGGAACTGATGTTAAATCTTTAAAAGTTGGTGATTTTGTATCTGCAGAAACACATATTCCTTGCAATCAGTGCTTCCAGTGTAAAACGGGAAAACAACATATTTGTAAAAATGTCTCAATCCTGGGAGTCGATATAAATGGTGTTTTTGCAGATTATGTAGCTCTTCCTGAAGTATGTGCATGGAAAAATTCTGAAAAGATACCGTTTGAATTTGCATCAGTTCAGGAACCCTTGGGTAACTCTGTTTATGCAACTTTGGAAGGTGGAGGTGTTACAGGTAAAAAAGTGG